The following are from one region of the Bactrocera oleae isolate idBacOlea1 chromosome 6, idBacOlea1, whole genome shotgun sequence genome:
- the LOC106620150 gene encoding probable fatty acid-binding protein: MSTNSKSATRFSSQKMFKNKSFHAEEINKQNAKSRNKRSLSIPYEPGAKWEGKIYKLVDGTNFDQYMAALGIGPVLRKIGNSVRPVIALRKNGKYYTLITASDFTTTIQRFELCIPFDEFTLDGRQMRTTFSLYNNVLIQHQMGDIPSTIVREFHEDKMIAKYMVKDVEAVRVFQAADEEMCRLIWEANVAKRYHI, translated from the coding sequence ATGTCTACGAATTCTAAAAGCGCAACGCGATTTTCctcacaaaaaatgttcaaaaacaaAAGTTTCCACGCTGaagaaattaacaaacaaaatgcAAAAAGCAGGAATAAAAGGTCACTAAGTATACCCTACGAACCTGGGGCAAAATGGGAAGGAAAGATATATAAACTCGTAGACGGTACGAACTTCGATCAATATATGGCGGCTCTCGGTATTGGTCCTGTTTTGCGCAAAATTGGAAACTCCGTACGACCGGTCATAGCATTACGTAAGAATGGTAAATATTACACACTCATAACGGCCTCGGACTTTACCACGACCATACAGCGCTTTGAGCTGTGCATCCCCTTCGATGAGTTCACTTTAGACGGACGTCAAATGCGGACCACCTTCTCGCTGTACAACAACGTATTGATTCAGCATCAAATGGGCGATATTCCTTCAACCATAGTTCGGGAGTTCCACGAAGACAAAATGATTGCCAAATATATGGTGAAAGACGTTGAGGCCGTGCGTGTGTTCCAAGCGGCTGATGAGGAAATGTGTAGACTGATTTGGGAGGCAAATGTCGCGAAGAGATATCACATATAA